Within the Cupriavidus malaysiensis genome, the region CGCCGGCGTGGCCAGCCCGAGCCCGGGCAGCACCCACAGCGAGCGGTCCCGGCCCGCGCGCGCCGGCAGCCGCGCGGTCTGCACCGACAGCCCGCCCTGCAGCCGCACCGGCCCGCCGGCGAGCGAGCACAGGCGCCAGCGCGGCGCGGCCACGCCCGCCCGGGGTGCCAGCGCCGCGGCCGCCGCCAGCATGTCCTGCGTCACCGCGACGCTGCTGGCATAGGCCCCTTCGAGGATCACGACGGTGAAATCGTGCATGTCGGATTTCGCTTGAAACGAGTCATTTCAGACGCTGCCATTCTGCCCCTGCGAACGCTCCAATACAAGCAGCGCGCCAGCCGGCGCGCCCATGCCATCCACCAGGAGACAGACCGATGGAAACGCCCCAAGACCCGCAGGCCGACGATCCGCTCGACGACTTCGAACCGCGCCGCATCACGCTGGACGGCGTGAGCAAGGTCGTGCACGTGACCGGCAGTGGCCCCGCCGTGATCGTGATGACCGAGATGCCGGGCATCAGCCCGCAGGTGGCGCGCTTCAGCCGCTGGGTGCGCGCGGCCGGCTTCACCGTCTACATGCCCTCGCTGTTCGGGCGCGACGGCGCGCTGCCGCAGGTCGAGGAGGGCATCGCCACCTTCCGCCGGGCCTGCGTCAGCGCCGAGTTCCGCGCCCTGGCGGGCGGCGCGCCGAGCCCGGCCATGCAGTGGCTGCGCGCGCTGGCGCGGCTGGCGCACGCGCAATGCGGCGGCCCCGGGGTCGGCGCCATCGGCATGTGCTTCACCGGGAATTTCGCCTTGTCGATGATGCTGGAGCCGGCCATGCTGGCGCCGGTGATGTGCCAGCCCTCGCTGCCGCTCGACGACCCGGCCGGCACCGGCATGGCGCCGGACGAACTGGCGGCGGTGCGGGAGCGCCTGGAGCGCGAGGACCTGACCGTGCTGGCCTACCGCTTCGACGGCGACCGCCACTGCCGGGCCCAGCGCTTCGCCGCCTTCCGCGAGGCGCTGGGCGAGCGCTTCGTCGCGCGCGTGCTGCCGGACAGCGCCGCCCATCCGGCCCCGCCGCCTTTCTTCGCCCAGGTGGTAGGCAGCCCGCACAGCGTGGTGACCGCCCACCTGATCGACGAAGCGGGACAGCCGACGCTGCGCGCGCGCGACGAGATCCTGTCGTTCTTCGCACGCCGCCTCGGCGGCTGAGCCGGCGGTGGCGCCCCGGACCCGCCAGCGCTCAGGGCACCGCCGCGGCCTGCCCGGTCGGCCCCGGCAGCTGCGCAAGGAAATCGAGGAAAGCCGCGATGCGGCGCGAGCCGCGCTGGCTGGGCAGGTAAAGCGCAGTGATGGCGGAGGTGGCCTGGTTCGGATTGACCGTCCAGTCCGCGAACAGCGTGCTGAGCCGCCCGGCCTCGATGTCGCCGTCCACCATCCAGTCCGGCAGCAGGGCGATGCCGCTGCCGGCCAGGGCGAGTTCGTGCAGCACCTCGGCATTGTTGCTGCGCGAGCGCCCGCCGACCGGCACCTGGATGGCCTCGTCGCCGCGCCCGAAGGTCCACACCTGCTGGCTGGCCCCATAGCTGAAGCGCAGGCACTCGCGACCGGCGTCGGCCAGGTCGGCGGGCGCCGCCGGGATGCCATAGCGCGCCAGGTAGGCCGGACTCGCCACCACGCGCCGGCGGAACACGCCGATCTCGCGCGCGACCACGTCGTCGTAGGAGGCCGCGCTGCCCAGGCGGATCGACACGTCGATACGCTCGCGCAGCAGGTCGACGATCTCATCGGTCATGGTCACCTCCAGTTCGAGCTGGGGGTA harbors:
- a CDS encoding LysR family transcriptional regulator, whose product is MDKLLALKMFVETVDARGFSAAARRLEVATSSVTRTLDGLEAELGAVLLNRSTRQVTLSEAGAAYYQRARGILEAVAEADALVADRGDAPVGQLRVSLPVAFGRRCIAPFLAGFMARYPQLELEVTMTDEIVDLLRERIDVSIRLGSAASYDDVVAREIGVFRRRVVASPAYLARYGIPAAPADLADAGRECLRFSYGASQQVWTFGRGDEAIQVPVGGRSRSNNAEVLHELALAGSGIALLPDWMVDGDIEAGRLSTLFADWTVNPNQATSAITALYLPSQRGSRRIAAFLDFLAQLPGPTGQAAAVP
- a CDS encoding dienelactone hydrolase family protein, translating into METPQDPQADDPLDDFEPRRITLDGVSKVVHVTGSGPAVIVMTEMPGISPQVARFSRWVRAAGFTVYMPSLFGRDGALPQVEEGIATFRRACVSAEFRALAGGAPSPAMQWLRALARLAHAQCGGPGVGAIGMCFTGNFALSMMLEPAMLAPVMCQPSLPLDDPAGTGMAPDELAAVRERLEREDLTVLAYRFDGDRHCRAQRFAAFREALGERFVARVLPDSAAHPAPPPFFAQVVGSPHSVVTAHLIDEAGQPTLRARDEILSFFARRLGG